A window of the Salvelinus sp. IW2-2015 linkage group LG3, ASM291031v2, whole genome shotgun sequence genome harbors these coding sequences:
- the LOC112081380 gene encoding bile acid-CoA:amino acid N-acyltransferase-like, with product MVCISDSHVFPFRLSLVSIADKYNTNMHKMHFDENNHLIWRDMIQPITESGPKVEVRRLKCPLLMVIGEADQNCATAGYAQYSMLERAGNGHLLTTVSYPGAGHLIKPFYSPHFRSSTFLRLYTKNRVKVIMLWGGKSKWRRILEFLQKNLYQRQDPSVPSEL from the exons ATGGTGTGTATAAGTGACAGCCATGTTTTCCCTTTCAGATTGTCCCTTGTGTCAATAGCTGACAAGTACAACAC AAATATGCACAAGATGCACTTTGATGAGAACAACCATTTGATCTGGAGAGACATGATCCAGCCCATCACTGAGAGTGGCCCTAAAGTAGAG GTCAGGAGGTTAAAGTGTCCATTACTGATGGTCATTGGAGAAGCTGACCAGAACTGTGCCACTGCAGGAT ATGCGCAGTACAGTATGTTGGAGAGGGCAGGGAACGGTCACCTGCTGACAACTGTGTCCTACCCTGGGGCTGGTCACCTGATCAAACCTTTCTACTCCCCTCACTTCCGCTCCAGCACCTTCCTTAGGCTTTACACCaagaacagggtcaaag tgatcatgttgtggggagggAAGTCCAAATGGAGGAGGATCCTGGAGTTCCTTCAGAAGAACCTGTACCAAAGACAGGACCCCTCTGTCCCCTCAGAGCTGTGA